The DNA sequence GCATTACGCCGGTAGCAACGTGGGGCTGAACGCCGAGTTGGCAGCAGCTCCGGCCTGGAACGCCGCCGCCATTCGAGAGCGGGGCGTACGATTGGCGCACCGCGTATTGGCCCGGTGGCCTTCGTTTGCCCCGGATCTAGTCGAGGAGGCCGATACGCCCCATGCGACCAGCAACCGGCCCACGGCTGTGGTTTTGCGGGGGCAGCGGCAGGCCGTCGGCACGTGGGTGGAAGTGGCAACGGCAACCGCGCATTTGATAGCCGAAACGTCTGGGCCGGACTTGTGGATCCGGCTGCAAGAAGCCAAGCCGGGGTACTTTACCCAACAAGCCCACCTGCTGCGCCGCCCGAAGCTGCTGCCTGATGGTTGGTACTACGAAGGCAACAGCGATTCCGAAGGCCACCGCCGCAACTGCCGGCTCATGCTGGAGCAAGCCGGCATCGCGGAAACCGAATGGCAGGTTGAGACAACTGGATAAGCAGCGAGCCTATTCACCGAAGCTAGGGCCCCTGGGGCCCCTAGCTGGCTTTGCGCCGGGGACGTAGGGCAAGATAGTCAAGGTAATACAATACCTTGATCGACACGTTGTTGTTGTGCGGGGTGTTGGCCACGTTGGCCAGGTTGTCGAAGTAGAGCGGGGTGGCCTCGTTGCCGAGCAGGTACGACGAGGTGGCGTCCTTCCAGACCAGGCTCACCTGCGAGCCGGGCGCGAACCACCAGACCAGGGACGCGTCCACGTTGAAGGCGCTGAAGCTGTTGTCGTGGTTGCGGGTGTACTCGGGCAGGCTTTCCTCGGCCCCCCCGGGGCGCAGGCGCGCGAAGGCCTGGTAGCGCACGGCGCTCACGTAGTGCCGCAGGCGAATGGTGAACGAGAGGCGGTTGGTGAAGGTGTAGTTGGTGGTCAGCGTGTTGGTGAACGTGGCCACGCGGCGGCCACCCAGCAGCACGTCGGGCCCGAAGGCGGCAATGAGTGGCTGGTCGAGCGGATTGGTGGCGTCCAGGCCGTCGTTCACGTAGCCGATCTGGTTCACCTTCAGGCCGTAATCAAACGTGTAGCGGAAGTTCAGCTGGTCGCTCACGCGGTAGCGGGGGCTGAGGGTGAGGCCGTAGCCGGCGCGGCGCGGGCGCGGCAGGCGCTCGTCGGGGGCGTAGGAGCGCACGCCGAGGTTCACGTCGTAGGCCAGCTTCTTGCGGTAGTCCGACGACACGAACACGCCCAGGTTGGCGCTGGCGGGCACCCGCACGTAGTAGGGCCCCAGCGGGGCGGTGCGCGGCTCGTAGTAGTCGTGCTTGGCCAGGTCGAGGTTGGCGTTGAAGCCCGTGGTGAGGAAGCTTTTGGAAAAGGTGGTGTTGGCGCTGCCGTACACCCCGGCGTCTTGGTAAAGCAGTGGCCGAAACAGCTGCGATTGGTAGGCCCCCAACGAGGAGGAAAAGTTATTCACCTTCCAGAACGGCTGGTACTTGTTGTAGTTCACGGTGGCCGACTGCGAGATGTTGTTGTTGCCGAACAGGATGCCCAGGTCGTTGGGGTTGTAGGTGTCCGACTCGATGCCGTGGTCCACGTTCCAGGTCCAGTTGCCCGATATTTTGCCGTAGTTGAGGTAGTATTTGTAGCCGTTGCGGTCGCTCACGGGGGCGTCCGAGTTCAGGATCTGCCCGCGGCGCTGCGAGTAGTTGAGCTGGCCCTTGAAGGCATACTGGTTCAACTTATCCACGAAGCGGAACAGGCCCGCCGTCACGTTGGCGTCGTAGGCCTGGCCGGCGCGCGTCACGTTGGTGTTGATGAGCGAGATGTAGGAATTGTGGGGCAGGCTTTGGTCGAGCACCACGATGTTGTAGTTGGTCAGCGGCTGGGTCAGCACCTCACGCCGCTCACCGCTCACCGAGTCCTGCACCGTGGCGTAGCTGGCCGCCGACAGGGCGTTGAACACGCCGATGCCTAGCCCCTTACTGGTGCGCCCCGATACTTTGGTGGCGTTGATGAGCCGCGTCACGCCCGGGTTCTGGTACACGAATTCGCCCCTGCGCAGCTGCCCGGCCACGTCGTTGAAGCCGATGGGCTGGGACC is a window from the Hymenobacter nivis genome containing:
- a CDS encoding DUF5916 domain-containing protein, coding for MCSFLALRWLPCLLACALLLSGGPRAAAQKGPAGAPAPVVRRQLAAQRTAAPIKLDGLLDDAAWAGAPVSGQFTEFRPHPGRRERQPTEVRVLYDDVAMYVGAKLVEASSDSIRRELTQRDNIGNTDFFAVFLDPYRDHLNGYGFFVLSTGVQVDQRLSPANGEDNAWNAVWDSRVAPLPDGHGWSVEIRIPYSAIRFAQAPVQTWGVQFFRQRKAANQQFAWNPIDPAADGFVNQWGELTGLENLHPPLRLSFTPYVSSYVNHYPYNEQGKRNYGTSFNGGADVKWGINESFTLDATLVPDFGQVISDNQVLNLSPFEVQYQENRAFFTEGTELFNKGGLFYSRRVGSQPIGFNDVAGQLRRGEFVYQNPGVTRLINATKVSGRTSKGLGIGVFNALSAASYATVQDSVSGERREVLTQPLTNYNIVVLDQSLPHNSYISLINTNVTRAGQAYDANVTAGLFRFVDKLNQYAFKGQLNYSQRRGQILNSDAPVSDRNGYKYYLNYGKISGNWTWNVDHGIESDTYNPNDLGILFGNNNISQSATVNYNKYQPFWKVNNFSSSLGAYQSQLFRPLLYQDAGVYGSANTTFSKSFLTTGFNANLDLAKHDYYEPRTAPLGPYYVRVPASANLGVFVSSDYRKKLAYDVNLGVRSYAPDERLPRPRRAGYGLTLSPRYRVSDQLNFRYTFDYGLKVNQIGYVNDGLDATNPLDQPLIAAFGPDVLLGGRRVATFTNTLTTNYTFTNRLSFTIRLRHYVSAVRYQAFARLRPGGAEESLPEYTRNHDNSFSAFNVDASLVWWFAPGSQVSLVWKDATSSYLLGNEATPLYFDNLANVANTPHNNNVSIKVLYYLDYLALRPRRKAS